In one Alnus glutinosa chromosome 14, dhAlnGlut1.1, whole genome shotgun sequence genomic region, the following are encoded:
- the LOC133858120 gene encoding histone H3.3, whose product MARTKQTARKSTGGKAPRKQLATKAARKSAPTTGGVKKPHRYRPGTVALREIRKYQKSTELLIRKLPFQRLVREIAQDFKTDLRFQSHAVLALQEAAEAYLVGLFEDTNLCAIHAKRVTIMPKDIQLARRIRGERA is encoded by the exons ATGGCCCGTACGAAGCAAACTGCTCGCAAGTCCACCGGAGGAAAGGCTCCAAGGAAGCAACTCGCTACCAAG GCTGCCCGTAAGTCTGCCCCCACCACCGGTGGTGTTAAGAAGCCCCATCGTTACCGCCCTGGTACTGTTGCTCTTCG TGAAATCCGTAAGTACCAGAAGAGTACCGAACTCCTGATCAGGAAGCTTCCCTTCCAGAGGCTTGTCCGTGAAATTGCACAGGACTTCAAG ACCGATCTGCGTTTCCAGAGCCATGCAGTCCTGGCTCTTCAGGAGGCGGCCGAGGCCTACCTGGTAGGTCTGTTTGAGGACACCAACCTCTGTGCCATCCATGCCAAGCGGGTCACCATCATGCCGAAGGATATCCAGCTGGCTAGGAGGATCAGGGGCGAGCGTGCCTAA